One Polynucleobacter necessarius genomic window, AAGAGCGTGAATGGGAAGTGCAGAAGGGTCGTATCGCTCGAGGCGACCTGAACGCCTAATCCGCTTCAGTCAGTTTCTTCATAGGCTGTATTGCACCTTTATGGTGCATAACGGCACCAATCTGCTTCAACTCCCAATTTCAGGAGAACAGAAAGGCTTTAGTTTTATCCATATGAAACTGCCTTTTGATGAAATGCTAGACGCCGCAGGCAAAGCGCGTCCCAACTACGAAATTTTTCATACCTGGTTAAAGCAGCAAAGCGATACCCTCATGGGTCTCAAACGGGCTGAAGCAGACCTCATTTTCCGACGAGTGGGCATTACATTCGCGGTCTACGGCGATGATCTTGGCTCAGAGCGAACCATACCGTTTGACCAGGTTCCGCGCATCTTTACTACGAAAGAGTGGGCACAACTCGAAGCAGGATTGCGTCAACGCGTCAAAGCACTCAATCGCTTTATTTATGACGTGTATCACGAAGAAGAAATCATCAAAGCAGGAATTGTTCCGGCCGAGCAAATTTTTAACAATGTGCAATATCACCCAGAGATGCGTAACGTTAATGTGCCTCGAGATATCTACGCACAAATTGCAGGGATTGATACTGTGCGAGCAGGCGAAGGTGAGTTTTATGTCTTAGAGGATAACCTGCGCGTTCCTTCCGGCGTTTCTTACATGGTCGAGGACCGCAAGATGATGATGCGCCTTTTCCAGGACCTCTTTCAAAAATACCGCGTCGCCACCGTAGAGCACTATCCAGATTTACTACTGGAGTGTCTCAAGTCCGTTAAGCCCGACGATGTTAAGAAACCAAATGTCGTGGTTCTCACACCCGGCATGTATAACTCCGCATATTTTGAGCACAGCTACCTTGCTAAGCAAATGGGTGTGGAGTTAGTAGGGGGTAAGGACTTGTTTGTCAAAAATGAGCAAGTCTTTATGCGAACCACTCAGGGCCCAGAACGCGTGGATGTCATCTATCGGCGCGTTGATGATGATTTTTTAGACCCGCTCGCATTTCGCTCAGACTCAACTTTAGGTGTAGCAGGGCTCTTAGCAGCACATCGAGCTGGAAATGTAACTTTGGCTAACGCGATTGGTACCGGCATTGCCGATGACAAATCAATCTATCCCTATGTTCCTGAGATGTTGAGTTTTATCTCGGCGAAAAACCGATCCTTAATAACGTTCCCACCTTCCAATGTCGCAAGCCAGAGGATTTGGCATGCACACTAGCGAATCTTGAAAAACTGGTTGTTAAATTGACGCATGGTGCTGGCGGATACGGCATGCTAGTCGGCCCCACTTCCACCAAAGCTAAAGTTGAAGAATTTAGAGTGCACCTCATTGCCAATCCTGATAAGTACATAGCCCAACCCACTTTAGTGCTATCCACCTGCCCTACCTTTGTGGAGTCGGGGATTGCGCCACGCCATATTGATTTGCGTCCCTTTGTTCTCTCCGGAAAAACCATCAAGATGGTTCCCGGCGGCCTCACACGAGTTGCTCTTAAAGAGGGTTCGCTAGTGGTGAACTCCTCGCAGGGTGGCTGCACAAAAGACACCTGGGTTCTCGAAGCGTAAGAGGAATAAGAAAAATGTTAAGCCGCACTGCCGATTGTCTCTACTGGATGGCTCGCTACACAGAACGCGCAGAAAATACTGCTCGCATGTTAGTGTCAATCACCAAACCTCGCTCTTACCTCAACCCTCTGACGTCTTAGAGCAAAGTTGGAAAAAACTGTTGACCATCTCAAAATTAGAGGGCGCATTCTTAAGCAAATATGATGTGATTAATTGTGAAAATGTGTTGGATTTGATGATTTATGAAACGAGCAATCCGTCCAGCATTGTTTCCTGCCTTTATGCAGCCCGTGAGAATGCCAGAGTGATGCCAGAGTGATTCGTGGAAAGATTACCTCCGAAGTCTGGGAGACTCAAAATACAACTTGGCTGGAATTGCAACGCATTTTGCAGACCCGCCACCAATCAGACCAAAGCTGATTGCTTGAGTGGGTGAAGCGCCGTTGCCATTTATTCCGGGGCGTGATGTACGGAACCATGCTGAAAAATGAATCTTTCTACTTTATTAATGTCGGAACACTACTAGAGCGCGCCGACAACACTGCTCGTATCTTGCAGACCTTATTCCATTGGTTTCCGAAGTTAAAAACCAACAATCCAAGGAAATTGAGCGCTTACTCGGAAAACTCAAGGCGAACTTAGATTACTCAGACATCGATGAAGTCTTTGCGCAGGGTCTGGAGGAATATATTGAAAACTTCCTTGAGCGCATCAACCATATCGCAGATGAAGTCAGTAGCGCCTACCTGATTCCATTGGCAGTAGCATAAAAACCGAAAAGAAGATATGCATTTAAAGATCCGCCATCGCACCGAGTATCGCTACGAAACTCCAGTGCGCTATTCCATTCAAGAATTGCGCTTGACGCCACCCAGTTACAGCAGGGCAAGACATTGAGCGCTGGAAAATTAGCACCCCAATTAAAGCAAGCAATTCGATTGATACTTTTAACAACGTGTGCAGCGTTTTTGTGCAAGAGGCCTCCTACACCTCAATGATGATTGAGGCAGAGGGAGAAGTAATCACGCAGGATGCTTATGAGTACATAGACGATGCTAAAGCGGTATCGCCCTATTTTTTACTTCAGCAAACTCATCTAACAGAACCCTCTGAGGCGATGTTGGAATATTTTGCGGATTCGCTACAAAAAAAGAATTCAATCAATGCCATTTTGAAACTTGCCTCAGCAGTTCAACAATCCATTGAATATGCGCCGGGACAAACAAACTTTGCCACAACTGCTGCTCAGTCATTTGCTATGAAATCGGGTGTTTGCCAAGATCATGCCCACATCATGTTGAGCCTATGTAGAGCCACACAAATACCAGCACGGTATGTCAGCGGATACTTCTTTGCAGAAGAATCCCCCAATCTAGTGAGTCATGCATGGATTGATTTTTGCAGTGATATCGAAAAAGGGGTTTGGGTTAGCGTTGATATTACTCATGCATGTTTAATTGACGCGCGGCACATTCGCCTTGCCATCGGTCGCGACTACTACTCTGCGGCGCCTGTCAAAGGTGTGCGTACTAGCGGTGGCGGCGAAGAATTGACAGCGAATATCTCGATTCAACAGCTTGCCTAGAGCCCTAGGCACCCCCCTCTGGTAGCCCATGGAATATTTCAGGGATAATCTCAGGCAATGATTGCATCAGAAGCATAGAAAGCACTTAAGGATTAGGTTATATGACGTATTGCGTTGGGCTTTGCCTAAAAGATGGTATCGTATTTTTATCGGATACCCGCACGAATGCTGGAGTAGACCAAATTGGTACCTTCAGAAAAATGACCTTATTTCAAAAGGACAAAGATCGTTTTTTTGCTTTAATGAGTGCCGGCAACCTGGCTATTACTCAGTCCGTTAAGGAAATCCTGTTGCAGGGTCAATCCATCAACGGCAAGAATCTGTGGACCGCTAAAAACTCCTATGAAGCCGCCGTTGTTGTTGGTGATGCTATTAAGCAAGTTTACGAACGCGATCATGAGGCTTTAACTAAGGCAGGGCTAGATTTCAATTGCAACATGATTTTGGTGGCCAAGTCAAAGGCGAAAAACCTCGCCTGTTTAATATTTATTCAGCCGGTAACTTTATTGAAGCTACTCCTGAGACGTGTTACTTCCAAATCGGCGAATCCAAATATGGAAAACCGATTCTCGACCGAGTATTAAATTTCTCGACCCCATTAAATTTGGCTACCAAGTGCGTCTTAATCTCCATGGGCTCTACTCTTAAGAGTAATATTTCTGTAGGGGCTCCACTGGATATGGTGATTTATGAAAAGGATGCGTTAAAGGCCTCTAAGCTTGTCACACTACTTGATGAAGAGAACCCCTACTTTGCCATGATTCATCGTCTTTGGGGCGAGAAATTGCGCGAGGCGTTTAACTCTATTGCCGAACCCAGTTGGAGTGGAGCCAATAAGTCTGCTGCCATCTCCATGCCTGCTAAGAAAATGGGTGGCGTTCCCATTAATCGCCCACCTGTCGCAAAGCAAGCAAATCGCCGATGACTAAGGCAAGCAAGCCGGTTAAAAAGATAGCGGCCAAGAAAAAGCCTAGGTTGCTTTCTAGGCTTTTTGTTACAGCTGAACTGCAGGGAATTGATACTGTAAGTTAGGCGTTTAAGTTTTTGCCCAGCATTTCCCAAGTCTCAACCACGCTATCAGGATTGAGGGATATTGAAGTAACGCCCTTCTCTACCAACCAACGCGCGAAGTCTGGATGATCTGAAGGCCCCTGACCGCAAATACCAACGTATTTATTTTGTTTGCGACATGCTTCTATTGAGCGAGCAATCATAAATTCAACTGCTGGATCACGATCATCAAAGTCGATCGCAAGCAACTCCATGCCCAAGTCACGATCTAGGCCCAGCGTGAGCTGTGTCATATCGTTCGAGCCAATCGAGAAGCCATCGAAATACTCTAGGAACTGGTCTGCCAAAATTGCATTTGATGGAATTTCGCACATCATGATGAGGCGCAAGCCATTCACACCGCGCTTGAGACCAAACTTCTCCATCATGGCGATCACGCGCTGAGCCTGAGGAATGGTCCGCACAAAAGGCACCATGATCTCGACATTATCTAAGCCCATGTCTTCGCGAACCCGCTTCATTGCAGAACACTCTAATGCGAAAGCTTCACCAAATTCTTCCGAAATATAGCGCGAAGCACCGCGGAAGCCCAACATTGGATTTTCTTCATCGGGCTCATAGCGTGAACCATCGATCAACTTCTTATATTCATTCGATTTGAAGTCTGATAGACGGACAATGACTGCCTTTGGATAAAAGGCGGCCGCAATAGTAGCAACACCTTCCACCAATTTATCCTCATAAAACTGACGTGGGCTTGCATAACCACGAGCCACACTTTCTACTGCCCGCTTCAAGTCAGGGTCAATGTTTGGATACTCCAGAACTGCGCGTGGATGAACACCAATGTAATTGTTAATGATAAATTCCAAGCGAGCCAATCCAACGCCCGCATTTGGGATTTGGCAAAAATCAAAAGCCAACTGCGGATTACCAATATTCATGGTGATCTTGACTGGAATCTCAGGTAATACACCACGAGACACCTCGGTTACTTCGGTTTCAATCAAGCCGTCGTAGATATGGCCTTCATCACCCTCAGCACACGAGACTGTCACCACCATACCGTCTTGCAACTGTTCTGTAGCATCGCCACAACCCACTACGGCTGGCACACCCAATTCCCGAGCAATAATCGCCGCATGACAGGTACGACCCCCCGGTTAGTCACAATCGCCGAAGCGCGCTTCATAACAGGCTCCCAGTTCGGGTCCGTCATCTCCGCAACCAACACATCCCCAGGCCGAACCCGATCCATCTCGCTCGGATCACGAATGATACGAACTGGACCAGCGCCAATCTTTTGACCAATCGCACGGCCTTTTGCTAGAACCTTTGAGCCACCTTTTAACTTGTAGCGCATCTCCACCTGACCAGCCGCCTGACTCTTTACGGTCTCAGGGCGAGCCTGGAGGATATAAATACGACCATCTTGACCATCTTTACCCCACTCGATGTCCATTGGACGGCCATAGTGTTTTTCAATGATGACCGCATATTTGGCTAACTCAGCTATGTCGGCATCTTTTAATGAGAAACGATTACGTTTCTCAGGAGATACATCCACAGTTTGCACTTTCTCAGCAGATCCTTTGGGTGCAAATTGCATTTGAATTAACTTAGAGCCAAGCGCACGACGAATGATAGCTTTTTTGCCTTGGGCTAAAGTGGTCTTGAATACATAAAACTCATCAGGGTTCACGGCTCCTTGCACTACCGTCTCGCCCAATCCATAGCTCGACGTAATGAAAACCACATCTTCAAATCCAGATTCAGTATCCAGAGTGAACATCACACCAGCAGCGCCCAAATCAGAACGCACCATCCGCTGAATACCAGCAGAAAGTGCTAATTCAGCATGGGCAAAGCCTTTATGAACACGATACGAAATGGCTCGATCGTTATACAAAGAAGCAAATACTTCACGAATTTTCTTTAAAACGTCTTCAATACCTTCAACATTCAGAAAAGTCTCTTGTTGACCAGCAAAAGAGGCGTCTGGGAGATCCTCTGCAGTAGCAGATGAACGTACCGCAAAAGATCCTTTGCCGGAATCGTCCAACGTTGCAAATGCTTTGCGAATCTCTTCCTCAAGTCTCGGTTGAAATGGAGCAGTTTCAATCCAATTGCGAATCTCGGCGCCCGCCTCCGCTAGAGCACGCACATCATCAATATTGAGACCTTCTAAACGTTGTTGAATGCGTTCAGTCAAATTGTTATGCTTTAAGAAATCCCGAAAGGCTAATGCGGTGGTAGCAAAACCTGTTGGCACGCGAACCCCAGTAGAGGCCAACTAGGAAATCATCTCGCCTAAAGATGCATTTTTACCGCCGACAGATTCCACATCTGTCATGCGAAGTTGCTCAAAAGGCAATACATAGGCATTTGCCACACTGCTGCTTTGTTGCTGTTGATTGGGCATAAAATACTCTCTAAAGATAAGGAAACTGGTATTGCGGTCGCCCAAAATGCGACTTCATTTAATATGATCCTATTGTATTGCTGACCCCCTCTTTTAGGCCAAACTGATGTCCACCGAATCCCGCATTGTTTTTATCGTCTCAGACGGTACTGGCATTACCGCTGAGAACTTTAGCCAGTCGATTTTGGCGCAATTTGAGGCCAGTTTTAAGCACATCCGCATTCCCTTTGTGGATAGCTTCGATAAGGCCCATGATGCCGTTAAGAGCATTAATCAAGCGGCAAGCAAGTATGACTACAGCCAATCGTTTTCACTACTCTGGTGAATTTTGAGCTCAATTCGATCGTAGCCAAAGCAAATGGTCTGATCTTGGACATGTTCCAAACGTTCGTCACTCCTCTTGAAGAAGCCTTGGGCATGAAATCAACCCATGCCATGAACCGTCTGCACCACAACGCTGATACCGAAGCCTATAAAAACCGTATCGAAGCGATTAACTACTCCCTCGCCCATGATGATGGGCAGTCGAATCAAAACCTGGCTGAAGCCGATGTCATTTTGGTGGGCATCTCACGTGTCGGCAAAACGCCAACAAGTTTGTACTTGGCCATGGCAATATGGTCTGAAGGCTGCAAACTACCCCCTCATTCCAGAGGATTTTGAACGTGGTCAACTCCCTAAGGACTTAATTCCATTTCGCCAAAAAATCTTTGGCCTCATGATTGATGCGGAGCGTTTATCCGAAATTCGAAATGAACGCTGGCCAGGGAGTAATTACGCCAAACTCGAGAACTGTCGTTATGAAATTAATGAAGCGACGGCGATGATGAAAAAACAGTCGATTCCTTGGGTACTGACGACTAGCAAATCGATTGAAGAAATCGCTACAACAGTTTTACAAGCCATCAAATCCGATAAAACGATCTTAGGCTAGCCACTATTAAATTGGCTGACCCAGGCGCGACGTACGCGCACCGTCTCAAATAGGCAAATGGCTGCTGCAGTAGAGACATTTAAAGACTCTACCCGCGGATCAATTGGTATCGACACCCCTTTGGCCTGCGCCAAAATATCTTCGGATACTCCCTGCCCCTCACTACCCATTACCCAGGCAATTGGATTTTGCAGTTCATCACTTAATGAGTAGAGATCGCATTCTGCATCTGCAGTGGCTGCCAGCATAGGGGCAGTAACAGCACTCAACAGCTGTTGAGTAGACCACCCCTCATAAAGATCTAGGAGACGATGCGCCCCCATGCCCGCGCGCAATACCTTCCCTGACCACAAATGCGCACAACCAGAAAGAGCTAACATTTGAGTAAAACCTGCCGCTGCAGCAGTTCGCAAGATAGAGCCTATGTTTCCAGCGTCTTGAATACGATCCAAGATCAGCAGATCACCATTAAGCGTAGAAATGGATTGTGGCGCAGTAAGACTGGAAGGCGGCAATGTCAGAAGACCCGCAATGTGTGGAGCATTGACCAAGTCACTCAGCAAATCCCATAAAGCAGGATCAAGTTGAAATACCTTGGTATCAGGACAGTACTCAAGATGCTCGTAAGCAACCTGAGAAATTTCGGGATTTCGCAGACCAACCTCTGAAGTAATCAAGGTTTTCAGCGCCGGGTCACCCACCCAGGTTTGAATCAGATGAATTCCCTCTAACAAGGTATGCCCGCCGGCAAGGCGCGCTTTCTGACCTTTTGCGCCAGTAGCTTGCAAGAGTCGAATTTCCTTGATTAAAAGATTCTCTTTTGAGGTAATGAGATCAAAGTTCATAGCTTATTTCGCAGCTGACTCGAGAACCTTGCGCACCGGTGAAAAACTTCTGCGATGTTGATCGTAAGCGCCATATTGCTTTAAGGCTGCCAAGTGTGCTTCAGTAGGATGGCCCATTTGCTGAGCAAAACCGTATTCAGGATGACGCTCATGCAGAATTTGCACGCGTAACCTTAGCCAGAATGGACGCTGCTGAGATAGCTGGCTCCTTTGCATCGCCCTTCACGATAGCTTCGGCGGCAATAGGTAGTTCTGGGCAACGATTGCCATCGATTAATACCTTATCGGGCATTGCACCTAAACGTGTTGATAAATCCTCTACGGCACGACGCATTGCTAACATGGTTGCCTGCAAAATATTGATTGCATCAATCTCCGATGAACTAGCCTCACCAATTCCCCAGGCCTTCGCCTTTTCAATGATCTGCTCATACAAAAATTCGCGCTTGGCAGGCGTTAATTTCTTAGAATCTTTCAGACCCTCAATTGGCTGGTTTGGATCAAGAACTACCGCCCCCGCTACTACAGAACCGACAAGGGACCACGCCCGGCCTCATCCACGCCACAAATCCAAATAATGCTCATAGGCCAGGTTGCGTCTTGCGCTGATTCGCAATCGCTTGCTCCACAGCTTGTGCAACCAATAAGCCTGTGGGACGACGCAAGGTTGCATGCATTTGCGCAAATCGCTCCTGGAGTTTTGCCACCTTTTGCGGATGATTTAACCAATCCTGAAGAGCGGATACAAAATTAGCAGGCGTCGCGTCATCTTGCAACAACTCCGGAACAACAAACTCCCCGCATAAAATATTAGGCAAGCCAACATAGGGTAAGTATCCTTGGCGCTTCATAATTTGCGCCGTTAACCAAGGCACCTTATAGGAGATCACCATGGGTTTTTTCCATAGAGCCGCTTGCAAGGCGGCAGTACCGCTCGCAATTAGTACAACATCTGCGGCTTCAAGCACATCATCGGCCATACCATCAAGCAAATGTATCTGAATGTCTGGATTATTGAGTTTAGCTTTTAGCAATAATTGCTCAAGAGGTGTACGCAATTTAGGTGTAGCTACTGGAATCAAAAAATGGAACTTCTGACCCTTTACTTGATCGACAAGCATTTGCATCGTCTCAAAAAAGACTGGGGCAATCAGTTCAATCTCCGAACCCCTACTCCCAGGCAAGACAGCTATAACAAGGCCATCGAAATGATCGTTAGTAAGTTGTAAGGTCTTGGCGACTCTCTGTCGCGCCTGTTGCGGATTGGGCTCAAGCGGTATCTCGCTGGCGAGCGGATGCCCCACATAAGTAGAAGCTATACCTGCGCGATCATAAATTTCTGTTTCAAATGGAAAGATACAGAGCATCCGATCAACCGCCTGTGCAATTTTTTTGATGCGGCCTGCTCTCCATGCCCAAATCGATGGCGATACTAAATGCAAGGTTGGTATTTTGGCTTTACGTAATTGGAGCTCAGCTCCCAAATTAAAATCCGGCGCATCCACACCCAAAAAAACATCTGGGCGACCCTCACCCAAAAGATTGGCAATCAATTCTTTGCGTAATTTCAGAATAGTGGGAAGCTGCTTGATGGCCTCCACGTAACCACGAACACTTAATGTATCCATCGGCCAGTCGGAGCGCATTCCTTCTGCTTGCATGCGGGGGCCACCAATACCATACACCTCCAACCCAGCCATATCCGGAATTTGATTTAATGCACTTAGGACTGGCGCAGCAAGTAAATCACCTGAAGGTTCGCCAGCTACACAAGCTAACTTTGGCAAAGTATTCCTATCTATTAACGAATGATGCCGCGTGTGGAGGCAGCAATGAAATCGTGAAATTGGGCTAGCTTTTCAGCAGTAGCTTGATCGGCGGCATGAGCAGCAACCATTTTTTGTATTCCAGATTTGGCATCCTCAAAACTCAATCCATCCTTGTAAAGGACCTTATAAGCTTGACGTAATGCAGAAATGGTCTCGCTTGAAAAACCGCGTCGCTTCAAGCCTTCAACATTAATACCATGCGGAGAGACTTTACCGCCTGCGGCAATGACAAAGGGCGGGATATCTTGACCCAAGGCAGATGCTCCGCCTAACAACGCATGCTGACCAATTCGTACGAACTGGTGGACGCCAGACATACCACCCATAATTGCCCAATCCTCTACCTTTACATGTCCTGCAATTTGGGCGTTGCTTGAAAAAATGGTGTGATTGCCAAGTTGGCAATCATGTGCAATATGCACATAGGCCATGATCCAGTTATCGTTGCCGATTCGCGTAATGCCCTCATCTTGAGACGTACCAGTATGAATGGTCGTAAATTCACGAATGGTATTGCGATCACCAATAATGAGCTGAGTTGGTTCACCGCGATATTTCATATCTTGTGGAGGCCCACCTATTGCGGCAAAGTGAGCGAAATTATTATTTGCGCCAATTGTCGTGTAGCCCTCTATCACGGCGTGGGAACCTACTTTGGTGCCTGCGCCAATTTTGACGTTTGGCCCGATGACAGAATACGGACCAACCTCAACGTCACTAGCCAATTCAGCTTTGGGATCAACTACAGCGGATGCATGAATCCGTGTCATTACGCGCCTTTCGTACGAACGGCACAGGTAATGTTTGCCTCAGCGGCAATATCACCGTCAACCGTTGCCCGCACTGCATACTTACAAATACCAGCGCGACCACGCTCCAACTTCGCAGTCATTATTAACTGATCACCAGGCAGAACCAGCTTTTTAAAACGTGCTCCATCGATACCAGCAAAGTAATAAATAGCATTCTCAGCACGCTCCTCGGAGAATGTCAACAATGCAGCAGTTTGAGCCAGCGCTTCAATAATGAGTACGCCTGGCATTACTGGAAACTCTGGAAAATGCCCCTGAAAGAATGGCTCATTCATAGTGACATTCTTTAATGCCGTAATGGTTTCGCGAGGGGTAATTTCAAGCACCCGATCTACCAATAAAAAAGGATAGCGATGCGGCAACAATTTCAAAATCTTGTTGATATCAATCGCAATGGGTATACCCATAAATTACCCACTCAAAATGAATATAAATTGAAAGCTAAAACGGATTTATGACTCTGAATTCTTGCGTTTATCCAATAAACGCAGGCGCTGTCGTATTTTATCTAGACCGCGCAATATAGCGGCATTTTTCTCCCAAGCCGCATGTAGCATTGACGGATAAATACCCGTGAAATGCTGTCCCGGCTCGGTAATGGAGCGACCAATCGAGGTATCACCCGATACGGTTGTCCGATCTGCAATGCTTAAGTGGCCTGCAAAATTAGCGGATCCACCAATAATGCAGTAGTTACCGATTTTGGTACTACCCGATATGCCAGCACAACCAGCAATAACGCAACATTGCCCTATGACGACGTTGTGCGCAATTTGAACCTGATTATCAATTTTTGTCCCGGCGCCAATGATGGTGTCACTCATTGCACCACGATCGATGGTGGTTGAAGCCCCAATCTCAACATCATCGCCAATAATGACATTTCCAGTTTGCGGAATCTTGACCCATTCACCACCCTCTGCTGAAAAGTCGGGCGCAAAACCAAATCCATCTGCCCCTATCACTGCGCCGCTATGAATGATGCAACGAGCACCGATTTTTGATCCTTGGTAAATCGATACGGATGGGTAAATAAGAGCATCGTCAGCAATAGCAGTGTTTCGAGCAATCGTGCTATTACCCAAAATACAAACACGCTCACCCAGCTTTACGCCAGACTCAATATTGATGAAAGGACCGATGTAGCAGGTCGAGGGAATGGTTACAGATTGGTCTATTACAGCGCTTGGATGAACTCCGGGAGCATGCTTTGGCGTATTTTGCTTTGCAAAATGTTGTGCCATTCTCGCAAAAATAGCATACGGATTTTTGGAAACAAAATAGATGCGCTTGGAGTCAATATTAACCTGACATCCTTGCAAGAAATCGTAGTCCGCTTGACTAACGATGAGCGCACCCGCTTTACTCTCTGCAGCCTGCTGACGGTACAAAGGATTAGACAAGAAGGAGATGTGCTCTTTCTGAGCAGTCTCCAAGGGAGCAAGCCCGGTAAATCTTGGGGAGCCCTCCCCCATCAGGCTTGCTTGAAACTGTTCGGCCAGCTCAATGGCGGTAGACATAAAACTTATTTATGACTATTTAAAGTCTTGATGACATCGTCAGTAATGTCAGCCTTAGGGCTTGCAAAAGCTGCTTCTTGGACAATAATGTCGAGTTTTCTTTGCTCGGCGATTTGGCGAAGGACAGCATTCGCTTTTTCAGCAATCTTGGCGCGCTCTTCGAGGGTACGCTGATTCAAATCCTCAGTAAATTCGCGTTGTTTGCGTTGTAATTCACGATCTTGATCAGCCAATTCTCTCTGACGACGTACCCGCTCAACCTCACTCATTACAGCGGAATCACGATCGAGCTTTTCAGCTGCTGTCTGTATTTTTTGAGCGCTATCACGCAATTCCTTCTGGCGCT contains:
- a CDS encoding transglutaminase N-terminal domain-containing protein, with product MHLKIRHRTEYRYETPVRYSIQELRLTPPSYSRARH
- a CDS encoding transglutaminase-like domain-containing protein, giving the protein MCSVFVQEASYTSMMIEAEGEVITQDAYEYIDDAKAVSPYFLLQQTHLTEPSEAMLEYFADSLQKKNSINAILKLASAVQQSIEYAPGQTNFATTAAQSFAMKSGVCQDHAHIMLSLCRATQIPARYVSGYFFAEESPNLVSHAWIDFCSDIEKGVWVSVDITHACLIDARHIRLAIGRDYYSAAPVKGVRTSGGGEELTANISIQQLA
- a CDS encoding TrmH family RNA methyltransferase, which codes for MNFDLITSKENLLIKEIRLLQATGAKGQKARLAGGHTLLEGIHLIQTWVGDPALKTLITSEVGLRNPEISQVAYEHLEYCPDTKVFQLDPALWDLLSDLVNAPHIAGLLTLPPSSLTAPQSISTLNGDLLILDRIQDAGNIGSILRTAAAAGFTQMLALSGCAHLWSGKVLRAGMGAHRLLDLYEGWSTQQLLSAVTAPMLAATADAECDLYSLSDELQNPIAWVMGSEGQGVSEDILAQAKGVSIPIDPRVESLNVSTAAAICLFETVRVRRAWVSQFNSG
- the lpxB gene encoding lipid-A-disaccharide synthase translates to MPKLACVAGEPSGDLLAAPVLSALNQIPDMAGLEVYGIGGPRMQAEGMRSDWPMDTLSVRGYVEAIKQLPTILKLRKELIANLLGEGRPDVFLGVDAPDFNLGAELQLRKAKIPTLHLVSPSIWAWRAGRIKKIAQAVDRMLCIFPFETEIYDRAGIASTYVGHPLASEIPLEPNPQQARQRVAKTLQLTNDHFDGLVIAVLPGSRGSEIELIAPVFFETMQMLVDQVKGQKFHFLIPVATPKLRTPLEQLLLKAKLNNPDIQIHLLDGMADDVLEAADVVLIASGTAALQAALWKKPMVISYKVPWLTAQIMKRQGYLPYVGLPNILCGEFVVPELLQDDATPANFVSALQDWLNHPQKVAKLQERFAQMHATLRRPTGLLVAQAVEQAIANQRKTQPGL
- the lpxA gene encoding acyl-ACP--UDP-N-acetylglucosamine O-acyltransferase, translating into MTRIHASAVVDPKAELASDVEVGPYSVIGPNVKIGAGTKVGSHAVIEGYTTIGANNNFAHFAAIGGPPQDMKYRGEPTQLIIGDRNTIREFTTIHTGTSQDEGITRIGNDNWIMAYVHIAHDCQLGNHTIFSSNAQIAGHVKVEDWAIMGGMSGVHQFVRIGQHALLGGASALGQDIPPFVIAAGGKVSPHGINVEGLKRRGFSSETISALRQAYKVLYKDGLSFEDAKSGIQKMVAAHAADQATAEKLAQFHDFIAASTRGIIR
- the fabZ gene encoding 3-hydroxyacyl-ACP dehydratase FabZ, translating into MGIPIAIDINKILKLLPHRYPFLLVDRVLEITPRETITALKNVTMNEPFFQGHFPEFPVMPGVLIIEALAQTAALLTFSEERAENAIYYFAGIDGARFKKLVLPGDQLIMTAKLERGRAGICKYAVRATVDGDIAAEANITCAVRTKGA
- the lpxD gene encoding UDP-3-O-(3-hydroxymyristoyl)glucosamine N-acyltransferase translates to MSTAIELAEQFQASLMGEGSPRFTGLAPLETAQKEHISFLSNPLYRQQAAESKAGALIVSQADYDFLQGCQVNIDSKRIYFVSKNPYAIFARMAQHFAKQNTPKHAPGVHPSAVIDQSVTIPSTCYIGPFINIESGVKLGERVCILGNSTIARNTAIADDALIYPSVSIYQGSKIGARCIIHSGAVIGADGFGFAPDFSAEGGEWVKIPQTGNVIIGDDVEIGASTTIDRGAMSDTIIGAGTKIDNQVQIAHNVVIGQCCVIAGCAGISGSTKIGNYCIIGGSANFAGHLSIADRTTVSGDTSIGRSITEPGQHFTGIYPSMLHAAWEKNAAILRGLDKIRQRLRLLDKRKNSES
- a CDS encoding OmpH family outer membrane protein, with amino-acid sequence MKLHFSRWIQVGLAIAFLAFLSAKAFAQDAGTRVAVVNSEKVFNESNLAKAMQTRLQNEFTKRQKELRDSAQKIQTAAEKLDRDSAVMSEVERVRRQRELADQDRELQRKQREFTEDLNQRTLEERAKIAEKANAVLRQIAEQRKLDIIVQEAAFASPKADITDDVIKTLNSHK